The Antennarius striatus isolate MH-2024 chromosome 20, ASM4005453v1, whole genome shotgun sequence genome includes a region encoding these proteins:
- the si:dkey-225n22.4 gene encoding collagen alpha-1(XXI) chain: MECKALPHSSTFLETMLLWSVWSVMVLLVLLEAAEEEDVRAGCSTAVNDLVYIVDGSWSVGSSDFDKAKQWLINITSQFDISAHYTQVGVVQYSDTPRLEIPLGKHQGGADLIQAIQSVDYLGGNTQTGRAIKFAVNHVFSSSQRANRVKNRIAVVVTDGKSQDDVVDASMEARAQGITVFAVGVGSEITTSELVSIANRPSSTYVLYAEDYTTIDRIRDSMEQKLCEESVCPTRIPVASRDEKGFELMLGLNIQKKGKKITGSLVSEAAYALTASTHIAEKTREIFPEGLPPSYVFVATLRLKGTASKLTFDLWRVLSKEREVQVAVTLSGKDNSVTFTTTSTTETEQNAIFKGFQTLYDGKWHQLKLLVRPQQVTSFLDDQEIHQEMLGPVDPIYINGETQLAKKQGSNVTVPVEIQKLRLYCDPHQSERETACEIYSVDDERYIIKPGDLFSLLYNETEWSILYCDISVCQCPLNRTAAVEPEEDCDCAIGPPGPRGLPGRMGFRGEKGREGPPGPDGKPGKQGEPGESGPLGLPGMKGDIGPAGQMGKQGVKGDMGERGEPGFAGPPGLPGPKGLCGERGQPGPPGEAGAMGEPGLPGTGGLAGPLGQKGDKGDNGTTGAAGAPGAPGVQGSPGKAGQQGPKGETGLPGPQGPPGITGNMGIQGPPGSPGEIGQAGPKGSDGDPGLSGPCGPQGQKGTTGEPGFPGQPGTMGMPGFKGHKGHKGETGFKGCQGERGRDGEPGAPGVAGEVGPRGRKGEKGVTGDTGPRGAEGKKGDIGHLGSVGLRGFPGQDGLPGQPGQPGYPGKPGKPPSDEHLLKLCADVLRNQLPALLQSLSSPSRCEPCQNMKGPPGEPGPPGPKGSMGAPGYPGRSGTSGYPGPPGMQGPEGLKGEIGPRGLKGSKGEGYHGPPGPPGQSGIQGPRGFDGTGHPGNQGIPGKPGPPGDPGKRGNPGLPGVCDVSMCYQSYNLREYYSKGPNV; this comes from the exons ATGGAGTGTAAAGCCCTTCCTCACAG TTCAACCTTCTTGGAAACCATGTTGCTGTGGTCGGTGTGGAGCGTAatggtgctgctggtgctgctggaggctgcagaggaggaggatgtccgGGCAG gcTGCAGCACAGCTGTAAATGATCTTGTGTACATCGTTGATGGCTCGTGGAGCGTTGGCTCCTCTGACTTTGACAAGGCCAAGCAGTGGCTCATCAACATCACCAGCCAATTTGACATCAGTGCTCactacacacag GTGGGTGTGGTCCAGTATAGCGACACCCCTCGTCTGGAGATTCCTCTGGGGAAGCACCAGGGTGGGGCGGACCTCATCCAGGCCATACAGAGTGTGGACTACCTGGGAGGCAACACACAG ACCGGCAGGGCCATTAAGTTTGCTGTGAACCATGTGTTCTCTTCCTCTCAAAGAGCCAACCGGGTCAAGAACCGCATCGCTGTTGTGGTCACCGATGGCAAATCTCAAGATGATGTG GTGGATGCCAGCATGGAGGCACGGGCTCAAGGAATCACAGTATTCGCCGTTGGAGTTGGCAGCGAGATCACCACCTCCGAGCTGGTATCCATCGCCAACAGGCCGTCGTCCACCTACGTCCTGTATGCAGAAGATTACACCACCATCGACCGCATCCGGGATTCCATGGAGCAGAAGTTATGTGAAG AATCCGTGTGTCCGACTCGAATCCCAGTGGCGTCTCGTGATGAGAAAGGTTTCGAGCTGATGCTGGGCCTGAACATTCAGAAAAAAGGCAAGAAGATCACGGGTTCTCTGGTGTCTGAGGCAGCGTACGCTCTGACTGCCTCCACCCACATCGCTGAGAAAACCAG GGAGATTTTCCCGGAGGGCCTCCCTCCTTCATACGTGTTTGTAGCTACCCTGAGACTAAAGGGGACTGCCAGcaagctgacctttgacctttggagGGTGCTATCTAAGGAGAGAGAAGTTCAGGTTGCCGTGACACTGAGCGGGAAAGACAACAGTGTGACTTTCACCACAACCAGCACAACAGAGACGGAGCAGAACGCCATCTTCAAAGGCTTCCAG ACTCTGTATGATGGAAAGTGGCATCAGCTCAAACTCCTGGTGAGGCCACAGCAGGTCACCAGTTTCCTCGATGATCAGGAGATCCACCAAGAGATGCTGGGCCCAGTGGATCCCATTTACATCAATGGGGAGACACAGCTGGCTAAGAAGCAGGGATCCAATGTCACTGTGCCT GTGGAGATTCAGAAGCTGCGTCTTTACTGCGACCCCCACCAGAGTGAGAGGGAAACAGCTTGTGAGATCTACTCTGTG GACGATGAGAGG TATATTATAAAACCAGGAGACCTGTTTAGTCTCTTGTATAATGAGACGGAGTGGAGCATTCTGTATTGTGACATCAGTGTTTGTCAGTGTCCACTGAATCGAACAGCTGCTGTGGAGCCAGAAGAAGACTGTGACTGTGCCATCGGACCACCAGGGCCGCGTGGTCTACCAGGACGCATG GGTTTTCGAGGGGAGAAAGGGAGGGAAGGACCTCCAGGGCCTGACGGTAAGCCT GGTAAACAGGGGGAGCCTGGAGAATCTGGGCCACTTGGATTACCAGGGATGAAG GGGGATATCGGCCCAGCAGGACAAATGGGGAAACAAGGTGTAAAGGGTGACATG ggagagagaggggaacCAGGGTTCGCTGGGCCACCAGGACTGCCAGGACCAAAG GGTCTCTGTGGCGAGAGAGGACAACCAGGACCCCCAGGAGAAGCTGGCGCGATG GGTGAACCAGGACTACCAGGGACCGGTGGACTGGCTGGACCACTGGGACAAAAG GGGGACAAAGGCGACAATGGGACGactggtgctgctggagctCCAGGGGCCCCG GGTGTTCAGGGATCTCCTGGAAAAGCAGGTCAACAAGGACCAAAG ggGGAGACAGGATTGCCTGGGCCTCAAGGACCACCTGGAATAACTGGAAACATG GGAATCCAAGGGCCCCCGGGGTCTCCTGGAGAGATCGGTCAAGCTGGTCCCAAG GGAAGTGATGGAGATCCAGGATTGTCGGGTCCTTGTGGTCCACAAGGCCAGAAG GGTACAACGGGAGAGCCGGGGTTTCCAGGTCAGCCAGGCACTATGGGGATGCCAGGGTTCAAAGGTCACAAG GGCCATAAAGGAGAAACGGGCTTTAAAGGATGCCAG GGAGAGCGAGGCAGAGATGGAGAGCCAGGTGCTCCTGGTGTCGCA GGTGAAGTGGGACCCAGGGGAAGAAAAGGAGAG AAAGGAGTCACCGGTGACACGGGTCCCAGGGGGGCAGAGGGAAAGAAAGGGGACATAGGCCACTTGGGTTCTGTTGGTCTCAGAGGATTTCCAGGCCAGGATGGGTTGCCAGGCCAACCGGGTCAACCAGGGTATCCAGGGAAACCT GGCAAGCCTCCTTCAGATGAGCATCTTCTAAAGCTTTGCGCTGATGTTTTGCGTA ATCAACTCCCAGCATTGCTTCAGAGTCTTAGCTCTCCGTCTAGATGTGAGCCCTGCCAAAATATGAAGGGACCCCCCGGGGagccaggaccaccaggacctaAAGGGTCCATGGGCGCTCCAGGCTACCCCGGCAGGAGCGGCACTTCAGGTTACCCAGGACCTCCTGGAATGCAGGGTCCTGAGGGCCTCAAAG GTGAAATTGGTCCAAGAGGACTCAAAGGCAGCAAAGGTGAGGGTTACCacggaccaccaggaccacctggTCAGTCAG GGATTCAGGGTCCTCGTGGCTTTGATGGAACTGGTCACCCGGGCAACCAGGGAATTCCTGGAAAGCCAGGGCCGCCAGGAGATCCTGGTAAACGGGGAAATCCAGGACTCCCGGGGGTTTGTGATGTCTCCATGTGTTACCAGTCATACAACCTCAGGGAATATTACAGCAAAGGACCCAATGTGTGA